The DNA segment ATGTGAGATAAGAAATGTCCTATCTAGTGAATTGCTACACCGCTGCTCCTGCGAACCACCATACTCCATGTACGGGCTCTCGCCCCAAACAACTAGTGGCACATTTAAGGCGACAGCAAATCGAAGAGGAATAATGTAGAGGCCGAAGTGCATTGGCACACCTACGCTACCTTTGTTTAATAACGCCTTGTAAGTGAATTCTCTTTCGACATCGGGGTTTACCGAATAATCTATGTGATCCACCCCAAGGCTAATTAAGTTTTCGAGATTTTTCTGTCCGATCTCCGTTCGGCTAGGCGTTTTCCACGTAATTGCTAAGACATGAAGATCATGCTCAAGGCATTTAACGACCTGATATGTGCTATCCTTTCCACCACTAACCGGTACTATGCAGTCAAAGGGTCTATTTAGTAGCTTGACTTGCTGTAGTAGATTCGAAAACTGCCTCGCTCTTGTGTCCCAATCAAAACTCAATTTCTCATCATGGCCCTTACAAGCATTGCATACGCCATCAGTTTCAATAATTAACCCTGGTCTAGTGTTTGGCAATATACATCTTTTGCAATATTTCATCAGACTGCTCCTATATCAATAGAGCTCAAAAAATAATTTGCTATTAATAAAGTTAAACAAGAATTTACTATAGCTATTGGGCAGAGCGTTGTCTTTAAGAAGATTTTCGATACGAGATTTCGAGACTAGGCGGTAAATAGGGCTATCGTCCAGCAGCCAATGCCTAAAGTCCGCCGATCCCAGATCAAAGACGGATTCAACGGATGCGTTAAAGCCTTTCTTTTGCCTGTCGAGCCTAACCTTATCATTAAGCAGTCCATTCATGGCCTCACGCAATAGGTATTTCCCATAGCCATGCTCAATCAAATGCACTGTTG comes from the Deltaproteobacteria bacterium genome and includes:
- a CDS encoding N-acetyl sugar amidotransferase, encoding MKYCKRCILPNTRPGLIIETDGVCNACKGHDEKLSFDWDTRARQFSNLLQQVKLLNRPFDCIVPVSGGKDSTYQVVKCLEHDLHVLAITWKTPSRTEIGQKNLENLISLGVDHIDYSVNPDVEREFTYKALLNKGSVGVPMHFGLYIIPLRFAVALNVPLVVWGESPYMEYGGSQEQRCSNSLDRTFLISHGILQGTMIEDWIDTDLDSKDLEIYKLPTEEEFSRVGLQSIFIGYYFNWSPQESLEIALKHGFKVRDEGPKVGYYNFADIDCDLISVHHYFKWLKYGFTRLFDNLSLEIRNGNISREQAVEIVRKTGEQVPYDDIERLCEFLRISEQHFWEIAEKFRNTDIWHRERGTWILRDFLIEDWHWR